TACACCACTCCTCTCTTCCTTATAGCCCGGCGAAGTAAATCATCTGAATTACCTTTGGAATTAACCAAGGCCAAAAGTCACTCATTTAAGGGTGGCTTTTTTTATGGGTAGGATTGGCGATAGGGCAAGAAAGGCGTAATGGAGCTACCTTAGATTTTAGTGGGCTTGCCTCGCCACATGTTTTTGGTTTTCGCTGCGACAAATGCCACTGTAATCAAAGCCGCCGTAGCGCCAAATACTACCGAAGGAACTGCGCCCAATAATTTAGCTGCCAAGCCCGACTCAAAAGCGCCCAACTCATTCGAGGCTTTGATGAAAATCCCATTTACTGCCGAAACCCGCCCCCGCATTTCTGGCGGTGTCAGGGTTTGTAGAAGGGTTTCGCGGATAACAACGCTCACACTATCAAAAGCTCCTGTCAAGAAAAGCGCGATACAAGAAACCATAAAACTTTTAGAAAGGGCAAAGACCAAAGTAGCCAAGCCAAAAGCAAAAACGGCGAACAAAAGGTTCCGCCATGCACGCCGCATTGGTGAAAGAAACGTAAGCAAGAAAGTGGTGATTACTGCGCCGAGTGCCGCAGAGCCTCGCAAAATCCCCAAGCCATCCGCCCCTACGTCCAGCACTTCGGTTACAAAAACGGGTAAAATGGCCACCACGCCACCAAAAAGCACGGCCACCATGTCTAATGTAATGGAATACAATATGGGTGGATTTTGCCCAACAAATTGAAATCCTTCTTTTAGGCTGTCTGAAATCCTTGCGTGTATTTTCGGTATATCAATTTTTTGGGGCGATGTATTCAACCAAATTAAAAATCCAGCAATAGCCAAAAGTACCAACATCCCAAAAAGTGCGTATGAAATTCCCCAAATCGCATATACGAACCCACCAATGACTGGCCCAAGAATGGCGCCTATTTGCCAAGATGCGCTATTCCAAGCACTGGAATTGCCATATTGGGCAGGCGGAAGTAACAATGGGATCCATGATTGTAGCGCCGGCCCACTAAATGCCCGCGTTATACCATTGAGAAAGTTAACAAAATAAACCCAAGCGATCGTTTCCGAATCGGAAAAAGTACGCGGAAACCCTTCAAAAACCATCCAAACCCAAATTGCACCAATCATCATA
Above is a genomic segment from Rhodothermia bacterium containing:
- a CDS encoding MFS transporter; translation: MGNDPLIALRNTGFRRIAATSLLVTLALMIQDVVVGYELYGRTRDPMVLGWMGLAEALPYMALSLLGGHSADRYNKRTIWLAGHTVMMIGAIWVWMVFEGFPRTFSDSETIAWVYFVNFLNGITRAFSGPALQSWIPLLLPPAQYGNSSAWNSASWQIGAILGPVIGGFVYAIWGISYALFGMLVLLAIAGFLIWLNTSPQKIDIPKIHARISDSLKEGFQFVGQNPPILYSITLDMVAVLFGGVVAILPVFVTEVLDVGADGLGILRGSAALGAVITTFLLTFLSPMRRAWRNLLFAVFAFGLATLVFALSKSFMVSCIALFLTGAFDSVSVVIRETLLQTLTPPEMRGRVSAVNGIFIKASNELGAFESGLAAKLLGAVPSVVFGATAALITVAFVAAKTKNMWRGKPTKI